Proteins encoded together in one Streptomyces umbrinus window:
- a CDS encoding LacI family DNA-binding transcriptional regulator: protein MTASINDVARAAGVSASTVSRALRGRAGVSDEVRDRIAAVAAQLGYTASRSASSLASGRTFTIGVVVPYVGRWFFGTVLDAAEQVFSAAGYDVLLYNLGTPETRKRFFTKLPVRKRVDAVLSLLIPDEGESAALRSLGVPLASTVGVARPGFTVVGIDDRAGAESAVRHLVNLGHRRIGTISGSSGPLHWTTPIERRRGYLDVLTEAGIEHDPALEADGDYTLEGGERAMTELLAASRPPTAVFAQSDEMAMGALRALRRHRLRVPDDVSVVGFDDHELADVVGLTTVAQPVAGQGAEAARLLLRQLDEPGAEHPGHVQMPIRLVLRETTAPPRPRGPQ from the coding sequence GTGACGGCCAGCATCAACGACGTCGCCCGCGCCGCCGGCGTCTCCGCGTCCACCGTGTCCCGCGCCCTGCGCGGCCGGGCGGGCGTCTCCGACGAGGTGCGGGACCGGATCGCGGCCGTCGCCGCACAGCTCGGCTACACCGCGTCCCGCTCCGCCTCCAGCCTGGCCAGCGGCCGCACCTTCACCATCGGGGTCGTCGTCCCGTACGTGGGCCGCTGGTTCTTCGGCACCGTGCTCGACGCGGCGGAGCAGGTGTTCAGCGCCGCCGGGTACGACGTCCTGTTGTACAACCTGGGCACACCCGAGACCCGCAAGCGCTTCTTCACGAAGCTGCCGGTCCGCAAGCGGGTGGACGCGGTGCTGTCGCTGCTCATCCCCGACGAGGGGGAGTCCGCGGCGCTGCGCTCCCTCGGAGTGCCGCTGGCCAGCACGGTCGGCGTCGCCCGGCCCGGCTTCACCGTGGTCGGCATCGACGACCGGGCCGGTGCGGAGAGCGCCGTACGGCATCTGGTGAACCTCGGCCACCGCCGCATCGGCACGATCAGCGGATCCAGCGGGCCGCTGCACTGGACCACGCCCATCGAGCGCCGCCGGGGCTATCTCGACGTGCTGACCGAGGCCGGGATCGAGCACGACCCGGCCCTGGAGGCGGACGGCGACTACACCCTCGAGGGCGGCGAGCGGGCGATGACCGAGTTGCTGGCCGCCTCCCGGCCGCCGACCGCCGTGTTCGCGCAGTCCGACGAGATGGCGATGGGCGCGCTCCGGGCCCTGCGCCGCCACCGGCTGAGGGTCCCGGACGACGTGTCCGTCGTCGGCTTCGACGACCACGAACTCGCCGACGTGGTCGGACTGACCACGGTCGCCCAGCCGGTCGCGGGCCAGGGCGCCGAGGCCGCCCGGCTGCTGCTGCGCCAGCTCGACGAACCCGGTGCCGAACACCCCGGTCATGTCCAGATGCCCATCCGCCTGGTCCTGCGCGAGACCACCGCCCCACCCCGTCCGCGCGGACCTCAGTAG